The following coding sequences lie in one Actinomyces capricornis genomic window:
- a CDS encoding glycerophosphodiester phosphodiesterase, which translates to MARTRRPAVIAHRGGGREVPENTWSAVEHVSKLGLGWMETDLRATADGVVVLAHDEDLRRASGDPRRIDEVMWAELADLDAGDGRGFVRLSDALELHPGLRFNVDLKASGVVQGALQTVRDAEALGRVRFASFSARRLAVLRRQEPRATTSLGVGDVMGLMLLSEAALPLPHTRWGWTRGRVDAVQVPESYRGVPIVTRRFVAAAHREGLEVHVWTVDSPERMRRLAALNVDAIMTDVPTLATKVLAA; encoded by the coding sequence GTGGCACGTACACGACGTCCGGCCGTCATCGCACATCGCGGGGGAGGCCGCGAGGTCCCCGAGAACACCTGGAGCGCAGTGGAGCACGTCTCCAAGCTGGGCCTGGGGTGGATGGAGACCGACCTGCGGGCCACCGCCGACGGCGTCGTCGTCCTGGCCCACGACGAGGACCTGCGGCGCGCCTCGGGCGACCCCCGCAGGATCGATGAGGTCATGTGGGCCGAGCTGGCCGACCTCGATGCCGGCGACGGGCGCGGCTTCGTGCGCCTCTCCGATGCGCTGGAGCTCCATCCCGGCCTGCGCTTCAACGTCGACCTCAAGGCCTCCGGTGTCGTCCAGGGCGCCCTGCAGACCGTGCGCGACGCCGAGGCCCTGGGGCGGGTGCGCTTCGCCTCCTTCTCGGCCCGCCGCCTGGCCGTGCTGCGCCGTCAGGAGCCCCGGGCCACCACCTCCCTGGGAGTGGGGGACGTCATGGGCCTCATGCTGCTCAGCGAGGCGGCCCTGCCGCTGCCGCACACCCGCTGGGGCTGGACGCGCGGCCGGGTGGACGCGGTCCAGGTCCCCGAGTCCTACCGGGGCGTGCCCATCGTCACCCGGCGCTTCGTGGCGGCCGCGCACCGCGAGGGCCTGGAGGTCCATGTGTGGACCGTGGACAGCCCCGAGCGGATGCGGCGCCTGGCCGCCCTCAACGTCGACGCCATCATGACCGACGTGCCCACCCTGGCTACGAAGGTCCTGGCCGCCTGA
- a CDS encoding M23 family metallopeptidase encodes MTLRSRRLQQVGSAVAAAHQSSDPQGRAPQPASPSPAPQSSASRPTTSQASAPQSSAPWSSEPRASVATGAPQGRAPQAPTSHASAPPAAPGAWERSASAPSAAPASSGTAAPAAHEVPGGGPSVPARARRSRRARGSRAALDASLDAALLAQSGGSAATPARQAPHGAASPGSSATGSGGPEPTTPRAGRARTLGAGATVGHAGRAATGRDWQAEAASGETASEACAVSVPGAARSSGPPVGPTPAAQSQDADGSDADRSWDSATAAGLSWKPIAIAAAGAPAHQSARGPQAQSAQPPTPARAQGPAGGAGARADEAAPEAARAERAIAGRLTGGRATDDAGAARSRGAAAMAVVSSPQRQAGRSAASPSPAEVAAGAAEAASMGGRELRFSRELEEFRSADTLQVPEIRRMSRKARSRAQDDRAQEGADTVRGESFGLSGAGSRPVRGSRRPTPARPSPGRRSASVLGRTAVLVTLAVATVIAPVSGQLTNAALASTGGFSQSLNEASPQASSRPSSVAAAVLGSDADLDEEGGEDLSNVPDAATLARIREAYQNAAKTCSSVTGASGDTSAFNSAPELFYPMLPDTYTISSEYGYRIHPTLGYLKLHAGQDLSAPVGTAIYAVAAGTVTTAGMVDGTGTVTIKHEVDGKVWYTSYLHMYEDGIYVKAGDTVTAGQLIAGVGNTGRSSGPHLHFEVRTADDTADESTVEPWGWLKEHNAVELTTNCS; translated from the coding sequence GTGACCCTGCGCTCGCGCCGCCTCCAGCAGGTCGGCTCCGCGGTGGCCGCGGCCCACCAGTCCTCGGATCCTCAGGGCCGCGCCCCCCAGCCCGCCTCCCCGAGCCCGGCGCCCCAGTCCTCGGCGTCGAGGCCGACGACGTCCCAGGCCTCAGCGCCCCAGTCCTCGGCGCCGTGGTCATCGGAGCCGCGGGCCTCGGTGGCCACTGGTGCTCCGCAGGGCCGGGCGCCGCAGGCCCCCACCTCGCACGCCTCCGCCCCACCGGCTGCTCCCGGTGCCTGGGAGCGTTCGGCATCGGCGCCGTCGGCCGCCCCGGCCTCCTCCGGCACTGCGGCCCCGGCCGCCCATGAGGTGCCCGGGGGCGGACCCTCGGTCCCCGCCCGGGCGCGTCGATCCCGTCGTGCCCGGGGCTCCCGCGCCGCCCTCGATGCCTCGCTGGATGCCGCCCTCCTGGCCCAGTCCGGCGGCTCCGCCGCGACGCCTGCACGTCAGGCCCCTCATGGAGCCGCATCCCCCGGTTCGTCCGCCACCGGCTCCGGGGGCCCCGAGCCCACCACCCCGCGCGCCGGACGGGCCCGCACCCTGGGAGCCGGCGCCACGGTCGGGCATGCGGGGCGGGCCGCCACCGGGCGGGACTGGCAGGCGGAGGCCGCCTCAGGCGAGACCGCCTCAGAGGCCTGCGCCGTATCCGTGCCCGGTGCGGCCCGATCATCGGGCCCCCCGGTCGGGCCGACGCCGGCCGCCCAATCGCAGGATGCCGACGGGTCCGACGCTGATCGTTCCTGGGACTCCGCCACGGCCGCAGGCCTGAGCTGGAAGCCCATCGCCATCGCGGCCGCAGGCGCACCGGCTCACCAGTCGGCCCGCGGCCCGCAGGCGCAGTCCGCCCAGCCGCCCACGCCCGCCCGGGCCCAGGGGCCCGCCGGTGGTGCCGGGGCGCGCGCCGATGAGGCCGCCCCCGAGGCGGCCAGGGCCGAGCGGGCCATCGCCGGGAGGCTCACTGGCGGGAGGGCCACTGACGACGCTGGGGCGGCTCGGAGCCGCGGGGCGGCGGCGATGGCCGTGGTGAGCAGCCCGCAACGGCAGGCCGGCCGGAGTGCTGCGTCGCCCAGCCCGGCCGAGGTGGCGGCAGGCGCCGCCGAGGCTGCCAGCATGGGCGGTCGCGAGCTGCGCTTCTCCCGCGAGCTGGAGGAGTTCCGCAGCGCTGACACCCTCCAGGTCCCCGAGATCCGCCGCATGAGCCGAAAGGCCCGCAGCCGCGCCCAGGACGACCGCGCCCAGGAGGGCGCGGACACCGTCCGGGGCGAGTCCTTCGGCCTGAGCGGTGCGGGCTCGCGCCCCGTCCGCGGCAGCCGCCGACCCACCCCGGCACGCCCCTCCCCGGGGCGCCGCAGCGCCAGCGTCCTGGGGCGCACCGCCGTCCTGGTCACGCTGGCCGTGGCCACCGTCATCGCCCCGGTCAGCGGCCAGCTGACCAACGCCGCCCTGGCCAGCACCGGCGGGTTCTCCCAGTCCTTGAACGAGGCCTCCCCGCAGGCCAGCTCCCGGCCCTCCTCCGTGGCGGCCGCCGTCCTGGGCTCGGATGCCGACCTGGATGAGGAGGGCGGCGAGGACCTGTCCAATGTTCCCGATGCCGCTACCCTGGCCCGCATCCGCGAGGCCTACCAGAACGCCGCCAAGACCTGCTCCTCGGTGACGGGCGCCTCGGGCGACACCAGCGCCTTCAACTCCGCCCCGGAGCTGTTCTACCCCATGCTCCCGGACACCTACACGATCTCCTCGGAGTACGGCTACCGCATCCACCCCACCCTGGGCTACCTCAAGCTCCACGCCGGCCAGGACCTGTCGGCCCCCGTGGGAACCGCGATCTACGCCGTGGCCGCCGGTACCGTGACCACGGCGGGCATGGTCGACGGCACCGGCACCGTCACCATCAAGCACGAGGTCGATGGCAAGGTCTGGTACACCAGCTACCTGCACATGTACGAGGACGGCATCTACGTCAAGGCCGGGGACACCGTCACCGCCGGCCAGCTCATCGCCGGTGTGGGCAACACCGGCCGCTCCTCGGGCCCCCACCTCCACTTCGAGGTCCGCACCGCCGATGACACCGCCGATGAGTCCACCGTTGAACCGTGGGGCTGGCTCAAGGAGCACAACGCCGTTGAGCTGACCACCAACTGCTCCTGA
- a CDS encoding hemolysin family protein: MSTPLALLITLALLAGNAFFVGAEFAVTSARRSQLEPLAESGDARAATALWALQNVSRMLATAQLGVTLCSTGLGVVAEPAIAHALEPLLERVGVGHGGSHAVAVVIALVIVVYLHVVAGEMVPKNISIASPDKAVLWLAPPLVRISRILGPVINGLNSLANGVLRLVGIEAKEEVSATFNAQEVASIVERSTAEGVLEDSTGLLSGALEFSEETAGGVMVPLDRLVTLPRDCTPEDVERAVASTGYSRFPLVEPSAGPEPGEEGAAGTAVAAGAEAPGAVVPVITGYLHLKDILYAEGPERGEPVPSWRARALVPVKRDDEVEDVLAAMQRTGAHLGRVEDPDGALVGVVFLEDILEELVGEVNDAMQREEYQRRG; encoded by the coding sequence ATGAGCACCCCCCTGGCCCTCCTCATCACCCTCGCCCTCCTGGCGGGCAATGCCTTCTTCGTGGGCGCCGAGTTCGCCGTCACCTCCGCGCGGCGCAGCCAGCTCGAGCCCCTGGCCGAGTCCGGCGACGCCCGGGCCGCCACCGCCCTGTGGGCGCTGCAGAACGTCTCGCGCATGCTGGCCACCGCCCAGCTGGGGGTGACCCTGTGCTCCACGGGCCTGGGGGTGGTGGCCGAGCCGGCCATCGCCCATGCCCTGGAGCCCCTCCTGGAGCGGGTGGGGGTGGGCCACGGCGGCTCCCACGCCGTGGCCGTGGTCATCGCCCTGGTCATCGTCGTCTACCTGCATGTGGTGGCCGGTGAGATGGTGCCCAAGAACATCTCCATCGCCTCCCCGGACAAGGCGGTGCTGTGGCTGGCCCCGCCCCTGGTGCGGATCTCGCGGATCCTGGGCCCGGTCATCAACGGGCTCAACAGCCTGGCCAACGGCGTCCTGCGCCTGGTGGGCATCGAGGCCAAGGAGGAGGTCTCGGCCACCTTCAACGCCCAGGAGGTGGCCTCCATCGTCGAGCGCTCCACCGCCGAGGGGGTCCTGGAGGACTCCACCGGCCTGCTCAGTGGCGCCCTGGAGTTCTCCGAGGAGACCGCGGGCGGCGTCATGGTCCCCCTGGACCGCCTGGTGACCCTGCCGCGCGACTGCACGCCCGAGGATGTGGAGCGGGCGGTGGCCTCCACCGGCTACTCCCGCTTCCCCCTGGTCGAGCCCTCGGCGGGCCCGGAGCCGGGGGAGGAGGGCGCCGCGGGCACGGCGGTGGCTGCAGGGGCTGAGGCGCCCGGCGCCGTCGTCCCGGTCATCACCGGCTACCTCCACCTCAAGGACATCCTCTACGCCGAGGGCCCCGAGCGCGGTGAGCCGGTGCCCTCCTGGCGGGCCCGGGCGCTCGTGCCCGTCAAGCGCGACGACGAGGTGGAGGACGTCCTGGCCGCGATGCAGCGCACCGGCGCCCACCTGGGGCGGGTGGAGGACCCCGACGGCGCCCTGGTGGGCGTGGTCTTCCTGGAGGACATCCTCGAGGAGCTCGTCGGTGAGGTGAATGACGCCATGCAGCGCGAGGAGTACCAGCGCCGTGGGTGA
- a CDS encoding hemolysin family protein has product MTDWLMIGAGIVLTIGTALFVAGEFSLVALDPSTVETRAAAGDRRAVTVRRALGCLSTLLSGAQVGITLTTILLGYTMQAALAGLLEGLMSRWLAQSVATGASVALALIIVNAFSMVVGELIPKNATLADPMRAAGLVAPFMMGFTTLLRPLIVVLNNTANRLLRRMGIEPAEEISGTRSASELAALVRHSAQEGTLDVSTAALLTRSIGVGRLTAVDVMTDRGRLHTLEAEASAEDVVALARATGHSRFPVIGRDADDVIGIVHLRRAIAVPHDKRGEVPVASSSLITPAPRVPETMPLAALLVELRAQGSQMALVVDEYGGTAGVVTLEDAVEEVVGDVADEHDRRRSGAHLDPSGHWVVPGWMRPDELAARAGIHVPDDGPYETLGGLVMNELGRIPRVGDAVTLPRAVLRVDAMEARRVTRLHARAREDGGGGAGLPGGPAGEGGS; this is encoded by the coding sequence ATGACCGACTGGCTCATGATCGGCGCCGGGATCGTCCTGACCATCGGCACCGCCCTGTTCGTGGCCGGGGAGTTCTCCCTGGTGGCCCTCGACCCCTCCACGGTGGAGACCCGCGCCGCGGCCGGGGACAGGCGCGCCGTCACCGTGCGCCGGGCCCTGGGGTGCCTGTCCACGCTGCTGTCCGGCGCCCAGGTCGGCATCACCCTGACCACCATCCTGCTGGGCTACACCATGCAGGCGGCCCTGGCCGGGCTGCTGGAGGGGCTGATGAGCCGCTGGCTGGCCCAGTCCGTGGCCACCGGCGCCTCGGTGGCCCTTGCCCTGATCATCGTCAACGCCTTCTCCATGGTGGTGGGCGAGCTCATCCCCAAGAACGCCACCCTGGCCGACCCCATGCGCGCCGCGGGGCTGGTGGCCCCCTTCATGATGGGCTTCACCACCCTGCTCCGGCCCCTCATCGTGGTGCTCAACAACACCGCCAACCGGCTGCTGCGCCGCATGGGCATCGAGCCGGCCGAGGAGATCAGCGGCACCCGCTCGGCCTCCGAGCTGGCGGCCCTGGTGCGCCACAGCGCCCAGGAGGGGACCCTGGACGTGTCCACCGCCGCCCTGCTGACCCGCAGTATCGGGGTCGGCCGGCTCACCGCCGTCGACGTCATGACCGACCGCGGCCGCCTCCACACCCTGGAGGCCGAGGCCAGCGCCGAGGACGTCGTGGCCCTGGCCCGCGCCACCGGCCACTCCCGCTTCCCGGTCATCGGCCGCGACGCCGACGACGTCATCGGCATCGTCCACCTGCGCCGGGCCATCGCCGTGCCCCACGACAAGCGCGGCGAGGTCCCGGTGGCCTCCTCCTCCCTCATCACCCCCGCCCCGCGCGTGCCCGAGACGATGCCCCTGGCGGCCCTGCTGGTCGAGCTGCGCGCCCAGGGCTCCCAGATGGCGCTGGTCGTCGACGAGTACGGCGGCACCGCGGGCGTGGTGACCCTGGAGGACGCCGTGGAGGAGGTCGTGGGCGATGTCGCCGACGAGCACGACCGGCGCCGCTCCGGCGCTCACCTCGACCCCTCCGGCCACTGGGTGGTGCCCGGGTGGATGCGCCCCGACGAGCTGGCCGCCCGCGCCGGCATCCACGTGCCCGACGACGGCCCCTACGAGACCCTGGGCGGGCTGGTGATGAACGAGCTCGGCCGCATCCCGCGGGTGGGCGACGCCGTCACCCTGCCGCGCGCGGTCCTGCGCGTGGACGCCATGGAGGCCCGCCGCGTCACCAGGCTGCACGCCCGGGCGCGCGAGGATGGGGGCGGCGGGGCCGGGCTGCCCGGCGGCCCCGCGGGGGAGGGGGGTTCATGA
- a CDS encoding multifunctional oxoglutarate decarboxylase/oxoglutarate dehydrogenase thiamine pyrophosphate-binding subunit/dihydrolipoyllysine-residue succinyltransferase subunit, translating into MPTQDRPAPRSSAGFGANEWIVEEMRAAWSADPASVSTQWRELFEADPQAGQALQGAAAPDPLEGPRRATITASSAPSAPRTASAVQDVSRSDLPPAPPSDAAPPTSPYAQRRAALQAQDPSGQGGQGAATRLKGAAARTAKNMEESLSVPTATSARAVPAKVLIENRAVINAHLSHTRGGKVSFTHLIGWAVVEALTEMPGMNVSYSVDEAGKPMLNTPAHVAFGLAVDVPGADGERRLLVPSIKQADLMDLAGFVAAYEQLVSRARQGGLELADFQGTTVTLTNPGMLGTLHSVPRLMPGQGLIVGVGSMDYPAAFAGASAETLARQGIGKILTLTSTYDHRVIQGAASGEFLRLVERKLLGLDGFWDRALASLRIPHEPVRWARDSTYDPELETGKPARVAELIHAFRQRGHLAADTDPLTYRLRRHPDLDIASYGLSLWDLDRTFPTGGLGGRERATLREILEMLRGAYCRTVGVEYMHIQDPAQRTWWQERLETDWREIDHAERRRILSKLEQAEAFETFLQTKYVGQKRFSLEGGESLIVLLDRLLDSCAHDGLDEVVIGMAHRGRLNVLTNIAGKSYSQVFDEFDGNSVIEGASTGDVKYHLGTEGVFTGTDGVSTRVSLAANPSHLETVDGVVEGIVRAKQDRIGLGEKGYTVLPVLVHGDAAFAGQGVVYETLNMSQLPAYRTGGTVHVVVNNQIGFTTGAASARSTTYATDLAKGLQVPIFHVNADDPDTVARAAHLAYEYRRTFHKDVIIDLICYRRRGHNEGDDPSMTQPVMYRLIDSLPSTRQVYTSALVGRGDITAQEAEELAAEYHDELERVFSEARAQAGGAEGAPEGRSAAETQDFSDPARVGIPRSSLEIPASQQAGSGMMLGWTSAVPRDVIERIGDAQVAWPPSFRVHPKLEAMLAKRQSSSREGGIDWGFGELLALGSLLMEGVPVRLAGEDARRATFSQRHAVLHDHDSGAEWTPLSFLTPDQASLEIYDSLLSEYAALAFEYGYSVERPEGLTMWEAQFGDFANGAQSVIDEYVTSATQKWGQRSGLVMLLPHGQEGQGPDHSSARIERYMQMCAQDNMWVAQPSTPANHFHLLREHAYRRPRRPLIVFTPKQLLRLKAATSPVEDFTSGAFQPVIGEVDAGLAASGEVDRVLLCSGRVYYDLLAHRQATGDTRTAIIRLEQLYPLDAEAISAALAPFAGAEPVWVQDEPANQGMWPYLALHLPVELTGGVLPGLVSRPEAAAPAVGAAGAFRAQQEELVARAFARD; encoded by the coding sequence GTGCCCACGCAGGACCGCCCCGCCCCACGATCCAGCGCAGGATTCGGAGCCAACGAGTGGATAGTGGAGGAGATGCGGGCCGCCTGGTCCGCCGACCCCGCCTCCGTGAGCACCCAGTGGCGCGAGCTCTTCGAGGCCGACCCCCAGGCCGGGCAGGCCCTGCAGGGCGCCGCCGCCCCCGACCCCCTGGAGGGCCCCCGGCGGGCCACGATCACCGCCTCCTCGGCACCCTCGGCGCCCCGCACCGCCTCCGCCGTCCAGGACGTCAGCCGCTCGGACCTGCCGCCCGCGCCGCCGTCGGACGCCGCCCCGCCCACCTCCCCCTACGCCCAGCGCCGGGCCGCCCTCCAGGCCCAGGACCCCTCGGGCCAAGGCGGCCAGGGCGCGGCCACCCGCCTCAAGGGCGCCGCCGCCCGCACCGCCAAGAACATGGAGGAGTCCCTGTCGGTGCCCACGGCCACCTCGGCTCGCGCGGTGCCCGCCAAGGTCCTCATCGAGAACCGGGCCGTCATCAACGCCCACCTGTCCCACACCCGCGGGGGCAAGGTCTCCTTCACCCACCTCATCGGGTGGGCCGTGGTCGAGGCGCTCACCGAGATGCCGGGGATGAACGTGTCCTACTCCGTGGACGAGGCCGGCAAGCCGATGCTCAACACCCCGGCGCACGTCGCCTTCGGCCTGGCCGTGGACGTGCCCGGGGCCGACGGCGAGCGCCGCCTCCTGGTGCCCTCCATCAAGCAGGCCGACCTCATGGACCTGGCCGGCTTCGTGGCCGCCTACGAGCAGCTGGTCTCCCGGGCCCGGCAGGGCGGCCTCGAGCTCGCCGACTTCCAGGGCACCACCGTGACCCTGACCAACCCCGGCATGCTCGGCACCCTGCACTCCGTGCCGCGGCTCATGCCCGGCCAGGGGCTCATCGTGGGGGTCGGCTCCATGGACTACCCGGCGGCCTTCGCCGGCGCCAGCGCCGAGACCCTGGCCCGCCAGGGCATCGGCAAGATCCTGACCCTGACCTCCACCTACGACCACCGCGTCATCCAGGGGGCGGCCTCCGGGGAGTTCCTGCGGCTGGTGGAGCGCAAGCTCCTGGGCCTGGACGGATTCTGGGACCGGGCCCTGGCCTCCCTGCGCATCCCGCACGAGCCGGTGCGCTGGGCCCGCGACTCCACCTACGACCCCGAGCTGGAGACCGGCAAGCCCGCGCGCGTGGCCGAGCTCATCCATGCCTTCCGCCAGCGCGGCCACCTGGCCGCCGACACCGATCCGCTGACCTACCGCCTGCGGCGCCACCCCGACCTGGACATCGCCTCCTACGGGCTGAGCCTGTGGGACCTGGACCGCACCTTCCCCACCGGCGGGCTGGGTGGCCGCGAGCGCGCCACCCTGCGCGAGATCCTGGAGATGCTGCGGGGCGCCTACTGCCGCACCGTCGGGGTGGAGTACATGCATATCCAGGACCCCGCCCAGCGCACCTGGTGGCAGGAGCGCCTGGAGACCGACTGGAGGGAGATCGACCACGCCGAGCGGCGCCGCATTCTGTCCAAGCTGGAGCAGGCCGAGGCCTTCGAGACCTTCCTGCAGACCAAGTACGTGGGCCAGAAGCGCTTCAGCCTGGAGGGCGGGGAGTCCCTCATCGTGCTGCTGGACCGCCTCCTGGACTCCTGCGCCCATGACGGCCTGGACGAGGTGGTCATCGGCATGGCCCACCGCGGGCGCCTCAATGTGCTGACCAATATCGCCGGGAAGTCCTACAGCCAGGTCTTCGACGAGTTCGACGGCAACAGCGTCATCGAGGGCGCCAGCACCGGCGACGTGAAGTACCACCTGGGCACCGAGGGCGTGTTCACCGGCACCGACGGGGTCTCCACCCGCGTGTCCCTGGCCGCCAACCCCTCCCACCTGGAGACCGTCGACGGCGTTGTGGAGGGGATCGTGCGGGCCAAGCAGGACCGCATCGGCCTGGGCGAGAAGGGGTACACGGTCCTGCCGGTCCTGGTCCACGGCGATGCGGCCTTCGCCGGGCAGGGCGTGGTCTACGAGACCCTCAACATGAGCCAGCTGCCCGCCTACCGCACCGGCGGCACCGTCCACGTGGTGGTCAACAACCAGATCGGCTTCACCACGGGGGCGGCCTCGGCGCGCTCGACCACCTACGCCACCGACCTGGCCAAGGGCCTGCAGGTGCCGATCTTCCACGTCAACGCCGATGACCCCGACACGGTGGCGCGTGCCGCCCACCTGGCCTACGAGTACCGGCGCACCTTCCACAAGGACGTCATCATCGACCTCATCTGCTACCGGCGCCGCGGGCACAACGAGGGTGACGACCCCTCGATGACCCAGCCGGTCATGTACCGCCTCATCGACTCCCTGCCCTCGACCCGCCAGGTCTACACCTCCGCCCTCGTGGGCCGCGGCGACATCACCGCCCAGGAGGCCGAGGAGCTGGCCGCGGAGTACCACGACGAGCTGGAGCGGGTCTTCTCCGAGGCCCGTGCCCAGGCCGGGGGCGCCGAGGGCGCCCCGGAGGGCCGGTCCGCCGCCGAGACCCAGGACTTCTCCGACCCCGCCAGGGTGGGCATCCCGCGCTCCTCCCTGGAGATCCCCGCCTCCCAGCAGGCCGGCTCGGGCATGATGCTGGGCTGGACCTCGGCGGTGCCGCGCGATGTCATCGAGCGCATCGGGGATGCCCAGGTGGCCTGGCCTCCCTCCTTCCGCGTCCACCCCAAGCTGGAGGCGATGCTGGCCAAGCGCCAGTCCTCCTCGCGCGAGGGCGGCATCGACTGGGGCTTCGGGGAGCTGCTGGCCCTGGGCAGCCTGCTCATGGAGGGGGTGCCGGTGCGCCTGGCCGGGGAGGACGCGCGCCGGGCCACCTTCTCCCAGCGCCACGCCGTCCTGCACGACCACGACTCGGGGGCGGAGTGGACGCCGCTGAGCTTCCTGACCCCCGACCAGGCCTCCCTGGAGATCTACGACTCCCTGCTCAGCGAGTACGCGGCCCTGGCCTTCGAGTACGGCTACTCGGTGGAGCGCCCCGAGGGGCTGACCATGTGGGAGGCCCAGTTCGGCGACTTCGCCAATGGGGCCCAGAGCGTCATCGACGAGTACGTCACCTCGGCCACCCAGAAGTGGGGGCAGCGCTCGGGCCTGGTCATGCTCCTGCCCCACGGCCAGGAGGGCCAGGGGCCCGACCACTCCTCGGCGCGCATCGAGCGCTACATGCAGATGTGCGCCCAGGACAATATGTGGGTCGCCCAGCCCTCGACCCCGGCCAACCACTTCCACCTGCTGCGCGAGCACGCCTACCGGCGCCCGCGCCGCCCGCTCATCGTCTTCACCCCCAAGCAGCTGCTGCGGCTCAAGGCGGCCACCTCCCCCGTGGAGGACTTCACCTCCGGGGCCTTCCAGCCCGTCATCGGGGAGGTCGACGCGGGCCTTGCCGCCAGCGGCGAGGTGGACCGGGTGCTGCTGTGCTCGGGGCGGGTCTACTACGACCTGCTGGCCCACCGTCAGGCCACCGGCGATACCCGCACCGCCATCATCCGCCTGGAGCAGCTCTACCCCCTGGATGCCGAGGCCATCAGCGCGGCCCTGGCCCCCTTCGCGGGCGCGGAGCCGGTCTGGGTCCAGGACGAGCCCGCCAACCAGGGCATGTGGCCCTACCTGGCCCTGCACCTGCCCGTGGAGCTGACCGGGGGCGTCCTGCCGGGGCTGGTCTCGCGCCCCGAGGCCGCCGCGCCCGCCGTGGGCGCCGCGGGGGCCTTCCGCGCCCAGCAGGAGGAGCTGGTGGCCCGCGCCTTCGCCCGCGACTGA
- a CDS encoding GDSL-type esterase/lipase family protein, producing MEETRLSFIGDELVAGHGDGRALGWTGRVMARTPREADILWTSLAVPGETTAQLAERWQAEVARRSTPTGRNRLVVGLGVADVRAGVSYARSRLALANILDTAASDNRACFVVGPPPLAGVDPDATAQLTKAASEVCARRQVPFVDAFEPLRNHEQWNTDVTAAGGAHPGQAGYGLLAWLVLHRGWYEWLGVDQPA from the coding sequence GTGGAGGAGACAAGGCTGAGCTTCATCGGTGACGAGCTGGTGGCCGGTCACGGCGACGGGCGCGCCCTGGGCTGGACGGGACGGGTCATGGCGCGCACCCCGCGGGAGGCCGACATCCTGTGGACCTCCCTGGCCGTGCCCGGGGAGACCACCGCCCAGCTGGCCGAGCGCTGGCAGGCCGAGGTGGCCCGCCGCTCCACCCCCACCGGCCGCAACCGGCTCGTCGTGGGCCTGGGCGTGGCCGATGTGCGCGCCGGGGTGTCCTACGCCCGCTCGCGCCTGGCACTGGCCAACATCCTGGACACGGCGGCCTCCGATAACCGGGCCTGCTTCGTCGTCGGCCCTCCCCCGCTGGCGGGGGTGGATCCCGACGCCACCGCCCAGCTGACCAAGGCGGCCTCCGAGGTGTGCGCGCGCCGGCAGGTGCCCTTCGTCGACGCCTTCGAGCCGCTGCGCAACCACGAGCAGTGGAACACCGATGTCACCGCCGCCGGCGGCGCCCACCCCGGCCAGGCCGGCTACGGGCTCCTGGCCTGGCTGGTCCTCCACCGGGGCTGGTACGAGTGGCTGGGGGTCGACCAGCCCGCCTGA
- a CDS encoding DMP19 family protein, whose product MLIDRLCGQMLDHVVISAASARSADPALAVASNREVVDYLRERQVAYEEMSVQAVGSYFVDRYLSLVLEGGMAGFVSHSQWSPLIVSAIGRTLPLIGAIGHAEIFERLWEAVEEAPTPAPGADPRTEAAFEALTREFLAAQAVEDLVELNAAFLTAHPRTELVDQDDLLPFLDSLLAGATRARPGQGRAPAGSPASPGAAGAMGARTHFEQAIDLFCEMRGMTLEAVSAGDPSFTYRGAPATAWHFLTDAGHFSVVDLGGTAVLFDEKDIEVATIDTSSLAPVA is encoded by the coding sequence ATGCTGATCGACCGGTTGTGCGGCCAGATGCTCGACCACGTCGTCATCTCCGCCGCCAGCGCCCGCAGCGCCGATCCGGCGCTGGCGGTGGCCTCCAACCGGGAGGTGGTGGACTACCTGCGCGAGCGGCAGGTGGCCTATGAGGAGATGAGCGTCCAGGCGGTGGGCTCCTACTTCGTGGACCGCTACCTGAGCCTGGTCCTGGAGGGCGGCATGGCCGGATTCGTCAGCCACTCGCAATGGAGCCCCCTCATTGTCAGCGCCATCGGGCGGACCCTGCCGCTCATCGGCGCCATCGGCCACGCCGAGATCTTCGAGCGCCTGTGGGAGGCCGTCGAGGAGGCGCCCACGCCGGCCCCCGGGGCCGATCCGAGGACGGAGGCCGCCTTCGAGGCCCTCACCCGGGAGTTCCTGGCGGCCCAGGCCGTGGAGGACCTGGTCGAGCTCAACGCGGCCTTCCTCACCGCCCACCCCCGCACCGAGCTGGTCGACCAGGACGACCTCCTGCCCTTCCTGGACTCCCTGCTCGCGGGCGCGACCCGGGCGCGGCCCGGCCAGGGCCGGGCCCCGGCGGGGTCGCCCGCCTCGCCGGGGGCTGCGGGCGCCATGGGGGCCCGGACGCATTTCGAGCAGGCCATCGACCTCTTCTGCGAGATGCGGGGCATGACCCTGGAGGCGGTCTCGGCCGGGGACCCCTCCTTCACCTACCGGGGCGCCCCGGCGACAGCCTGGCACTTCCTGACCGATGCGGGCCACTTCTCCGTGGTGGACCTGGGCGGCACCGCGGTGCTCTTCGACGAGAAGGACATCGAGGTCGCCACCATCGACACCTCCAGCCTGGCGCCCGTGGCCTGA